The following are from one region of the Ischnura elegans chromosome X, ioIscEleg1.1, whole genome shotgun sequence genome:
- the LOC124170908 gene encoding store-operated calcium entry-associated regulatory factor-like: MFCRKAIITLMVIAICEFDGVVSTDKMKLEDLKAITLEKGKFAASRRYSNPIPQLVCTGGDAGCQAYAPRTVRCINEGWDGLSVQWECKADMPDVYEFGTISVVCEGYDYPEDRFILKGSCSLEYTLELAGKASRPRERSYHSKTGEKQDSGWFYIYLLVVLVVAGYIIYSRFLSSDVNGRQHETRGGPDIGWNIPNAHYKESTTGGFDRPPPYSETAYNQYGSRSFPTNQGLGGGGGFWTGLGTGGLLGYMFGSQRNQAPRASRSSYTSGSFYPGTDSNDDRSSSTSGVRTATGYGGTKRR, encoded by the exons ATGTTTTGCCGGAAAGCGATAATCACGTTGATGGTGATTGCCATTTGTGAATTTG ATGGTGTGGTGTCCACAGATAAGATGAAACTAGAAGATCTAAAAGCTATTACTTTGGAAAAGGGTAAATTTGCAGCAAGTCGGAGATATAGTAACCCAATCCCACAGCTTGTATGTACTGGTGGTGATGCTGGTTGTCAAGCATACGCTCCTAGAACTGTACGGTGTATCAATGAAGGCTGGGATGGGCTCAGCGTACAG TGGGAGTGTAAGGCAGATATGCCAGACGTTTATGAATTTGGAACCATTTCTGTTGTGTGTGAAGGGTATGACTACCCAGAGGACCGATTTATTTTAAAGGGATCTTGCAGT CTGGAATATACATTAGAATTGGCTGGAAAAGCTAGCAGACCAAGAGAGAGAAGCTACCACTCTAAGACTGGTGAAAAGCAGGACTCCGGGTGGTTTTATATCTACTTACTAGTGGTGTTAGTGGTTGCAGGCTATATAATATACTCAAGATTTTTATCCAGTGATGTGAATGGAAGACAGCATGAAAC GCGTGGGGGCCCAGATATTGGATGGAACATTCCAAATGCACATTACAAAGAGAGTACCACTGGAGGATTTGATCGACCACCACCTTACAGTGAGACTGCTTACAATCAATATGGCTCTCGAAGTTTTCCAACAAATCAAGGCCTCGGGGGTGGTGGTGGTTTCTGGACTGGTTTGGGAACCGGTGGACTGCTTGGATATATGTTTGGCAGTCAGAG GAACCAAGCTCCCAGAGCATCTAGGTCAAGTTACACCAGTGGAAGTTTTTACCCGGGAACTGACAGTAATGATGACCGCTCCAGCTCCACATCTGGTGTGAGGACTGCCACTGGCTATGGAGGGACAAAAAGAAGATAG